Proteins encoded in a region of the Fusarium keratoplasticum isolate Fu6.1 chromosome 13, whole genome shotgun sequence genome:
- a CDS encoding Lipase, which yields MMLVLSLLSIIAFTAAGPVPSVDENTQVLEHRAVTVTTQDLSNFRFYLQHADAAYCNFNTAVGKPVHCGAGNCPDIEKDAAIVVSSVIGTKTGIGAYVATDNARKEIVVSVRGSINVRNWITNFNFGQKTCDLVAGCGVHTGFLDAWEEVAANIKAAVSAAKTANPTFKFVATGHSLGGAVATVAAAYLRKDGFPFDLYTYGSPRVGNDFFANFVTQQTGAEYRVTHGDDPVPRLPPIVFGYRHTSPEYWLDGGPLDKDYTVTEIKVCEGMANVMCNGGTIGLDILAHITYFQSMATCAPITIPWKRDISDEELEKKLTQYSEMDQEFVEQMI from the exons ATGATGCTTGTCCTATCTCTTCTTTCCATAATTGCCTTTACGGCAGCTGGCCCAGTGCCCTCTGTTGATGAGAATACTCAGGTACTTGAGCATCGAG CTGTGACAGTCACGACGCAGGATCTGTCAAACTTCAGGTTCTATCTCCAGCATGCTGATGCTGCGTATTGCAATTTCAATACAGCAGTTGGCAAACCAGTCCACTGCGGTGCTGGGAATTGCCCTGATATTGAAAAGGACGCTGCTATCGTTGTCAGTTCGGTAAT TGGTACGAAGACGGGCATCGGTGCCTATGTGGCAACTGACAACGCTCGTAAGGAGATAGTTGTCTCTGTACGTGGCAGCATCAACGTGCGAAACTGGATCACAAACTTCAATTTTGGTCAAAAGACCTGCGACCTTGTTGCTGGCTGTGGCGTTCACACCGGCTTCTTGGATGCTTGGGAGGAGGTTGCAGCCAATATCAAAGCTGCTGTCTCCGCAGCGAAGACTGCAAACCCGACTTTCAAGTTCGTCGCTACCGGACACTCCCTCGGTGGTGCCGTCGCTACTGTTGCGGCTGCGTACCTGCGCAAAGACGGCTTTCCTTTTGACCTCTACACCTATGGCTCTCCAAGAGTAGGCAACGACTTCTTCGCCAACTTCGTCACTCAACAGACGGGCGCTGAATATCGCGTCACACATGGTGATGACCCCGTCCCACGTCTTCCTCCTATCGTCTTTGGATACCGTCACACTAGCCCAGAATATTGGCTTGACGGTGGCCCACTTGATAAGGACTACACCGTGACCGAGATCAAGGTTTGTGAGGGCATGGCGAACGTTATGTGCAATGGTGGCACGATAGGTCTGGACATTCTTGCGCACATCACCTATTTCCAGAGCATGGCCACTTGTGCACCAATCACGATCCCATGGAAGAGGGACATATCAGATGAGGAGTTGGAAAAGAAGTTGACTCAGTATAGCGAGATGGATCAGGAATTTGTTGAGCAGATGATTTAG